A genomic region of Arachis hypogaea cultivar Tifrunner chromosome 5, arahy.Tifrunner.gnm2.J5K5, whole genome shotgun sequence contains the following coding sequences:
- the LOC140173235 gene encoding uncharacterized protein codes for MADFLVEVTGDPTEAPSTRWKLHVDGASNQTFGGAGIILESLTGVVYEHSIKFEFPVSNNQVEYEALLGGLVLAGEVGATRLEICSDSQVVTSQINGLYQARDSLLQKYLEKVNELIRQFEEVSVQHVLRERNTRADLLSKLASTKPGSGN; via the coding sequence ATGGCTGACTTCTTGGTGGAAGTAACAGGAGACCCAACTGAGGCACCgagcacacggtggaagctccatgtggacggagcctccaatCAGACATTCGGGGGAGCCGGGATAATCCTGGAAAGCCTTACTGGGGTCGTATATGAACATTCGATCAAGTTCGAGTTCCCGGTATCAAACAACCAAGTGGAGTACGAGGCCCTTCTGGGCGGTTTAGTCCTAGCAGGGGAGGTCGGAGCCACAAGGCTCGAGATATGTAGTGATTCACAAGTCGTAACTTCACAGATCAATGGGTTGTATCAGGCTAGAGACTCATTACTACAGAAATATCTGGAGAAGGTCAACGAGTTAATCAGGCAGTTTGAGGAGGTCTCGGTGCAGCACGTTTTGAGAGAGAGGAACACACGAGCAGACCTTTTGTCAAAGCTGGCGAGCACAAAGCCAGGATCAGGAAACTGA